The Oryza glaberrima chromosome 9, OglaRS2, whole genome shotgun sequence genome includes a window with the following:
- the LOC127785250 gene encoding myricetin 3-O-rhamnoside 1,2-glucosyltransferase UGT709G2-like has protein sequence MDEMQMEMEAQAQAHVLLFPWPQQGHINPMLHLASVLLDAGLHVTFLHTDHNLRHRFARPHHPTRLRLLSIPDGLPDDHPRAVGGLIELLDSMRTAGSAAYRALLLTESSRSRPDSLDDAPPPVTCVVVDGVMPFAITVAEEIGVPALAFRTESAFAFLAYLSVPRLLELGENPVPSDEQVRGVPGMEGLLRRRDLPRVVPTKQDDVDAEEADPVPVLLTIADTAAHCRNSRALILNTAASMEGPAIARIAPHMRDVFAVGPLHARVATNTIALEKHEDDDDYGCKAWLDGQDDRSVVYVNLGSLTVLSSEQLAEFLHGLVAAGYAFLFVLRPDMVASSSAVLQEAVEAAGERALVVEWVPRDVHYVLRHRAVGCFLMHGGWNSMLEAAVEGVPVVCWPFFADQPVVSRFVAAIWKTGLDMKDVCDRAVVERMVREAMESPEIRASAQAMARQLRLDVAAGGSSSSELQRLVGFINELSAVHVRSRDADENSSPAASLLT, from the coding sequence ATGGATGAGAtgcagatggagatggaggcgcaggcgcaggcgcaTGTGCTCCTCTTCCCGTGGCCACAGCAAGGCCACATCAACCCCATGCTCCACCTCGCCTCCGtcctcctcgacgccggccTCCACGTCACCTTCCTCCACACCGACCACAACCTCCGCCACCGCTTCGCTCGACCCCATCACCCAACCCGTCTCCGTCTGCTGTCCATCCCCGATGGCCTACCCGACGACCACccccgcgccgtcggcggccTCATCGAGCTCCTGGACTCCATGCGCACGGCCGGCAGCGCCGCGTACCGCGCCCTGCTGCTTACCGAGtcctcccgctcccgccccGACTCCCTCGACGACGCTCCGCCACCGGTGAcctgcgtcgtcgtcgacggcgtcaTGCCGTTCGCCATCACGGTGGCCGAGGAGATCGGCGTCCCGGCCCTCGCGTTCCGTACGGAAAGCGCGTTCGCCTTCCTGGCGTATCTGTCCGTGCCCAGGCTCCTCGAGCTCGGCGAGAACCCCGTCCCTTCTGACGAGCAGGTGCGCGGCGTCCCAGGGATGGAGGGGCTCCTACGCCGGCGAGACCTCCCGCGTGTAGTGCCGACGAAACAAGACGACGTCGACGCAGAAGAAGCCGATCCCGTCCCCGTGCTGCTGACCatcgccgacaccgccgcccaCTGCCGCAACTCACGCGCGCTGATACTCAACACCGCCGCGTCCATGGAGGGCCCGGCAATCGCACGCATCGCGCCGCACATGCGCGACGTCTTCGCCGTGGGCCCGCTCCATGCAAGGGTCGCCACCAATACCATAGCACTAGAAAAacacgaggacgacgacgactacggcTGCAAGGCGTGGCTGGACGGCCAGGACGACCGGTCTGTGGTGTACGTAAACCTAGGGAGCCTCACGGTCCTCTCCAGCGAGCAGCTGGCCGAGTTCCTccacggcctcgtcgccgccggctacGCCTTCCTGTTCGTGCTCCGGCCAGATATGGTGGCCAGCTCGTCGGCGGTGCTCCAAGAGGCGGTGGAGGCAGCCGGCGAGAGGGCGCTGGTGGTGGAGTGGGTGCCCCGTGACGTGCACTACGTGCTGCGGCACCGCGCGGTGGGGTGCTTCCTGATGCACGGCGGTTGGAACTCGATGCTGGAGGCCGCCGTGGAGGGCGTGCCGGTGGTGTGCTGGCCCTTCTTCGCCGACCAGCCGGTGGTCAGCCGCTTCGTGGCCGCCATCTGGAAGACGGGGCTGGACATGAAGGACGTGTGCGACAGGGCCGTCGTGGAGAGGATGGTGAGGGAGGCCATGGAGTCCCCCGAGATTAGGGCGTCGGCACAGGCCATGGCACGCCAGCTTAGGCtggacgtcgccgccggtggctcgTCGTCCTCCGAGCTGCAGCGCCTCGTCGGCTTCATCAACGAGCTCAGCGCCGTGCATGTTCGATCTAGAGACGCCGACGAGAATTCATCGCCCGCGGCTTCACTTCTCACTTGA